CATCATCACGATTGACAAACCGTTTCCTAAGGCACCTACCAGTAAAGACTCTACTTTAATTTTCACGGGAGACAAAGTTACGACATATCACTTATAAAGTGAAAATATTTTTTATTTTTTTATCCTTCCGTTGAATGGACTTCCCGAAACCGAATAAAGTCCCTCAAAATCAACAGAGTCAATAGCGGGACAAGCATATAAATCAACGGGTTTTCTAGCCAAGCTTCCTTCCATTCCATCCGCAACAAGGCGATAAAGGCTCTTGTCAGCCCACAACCGGGACAATCAGAACCACTGATACTCTTCCAAAGACAGGGAATAAGGATATGGATATCTGTAAAAAGGTACAAGCCAATGGCAACCCCGAAATACCCCAACACCAACGAATATATCCAATGACATTTAAGGTATTTCAGGACGAGCAAAATCATTAATTATTGTTGATTGGACTCTTGATATAATTGCCGTTGGCATCTTTATATTTTCCGACAATAATCATAATCAAATCGATTAGATACCAGATACCACATCCCCCCAAGGTAAGCAGCTGAATAACAGCCGTACCAATTTGCCCCAAGTAGAATCGATGCGCTCCAAAAGGGCCCAGAAAAAAACAAAATAACAGTGCTGGTAACCACCTGTCGTCCTGAAAGGTGTTGTTTTGTTGTTGAAAAGGTTGGTTAGCATAAAAAATAGGCTGTCTCACACCACAAAATGGGCACACCTCCGCCTTGATATTGATTAACTTACCGCACTCTACACAATACTTTTCGTCTTCTGTTTTCATTTAGATTTAGTTTGGCGATGGAACTAAAAAACA
The Sphingobacterium multivorum genome window above contains:
- a CDS encoding DUF2752 domain-containing protein — translated: MILLVLKYLKCHWIYSLVLGYFGVAIGLYLFTDIHILIPCLWKSISGSDCPGCGLTRAFIALLRMEWKEAWLENPLIYMLVPLLTLLILRDFIRFREVHSTEG
- a CDS encoding TM2 domain-containing protein, with amino-acid sequence MKTEDEKYCVECGKLINIKAEVCPFCGVRQPIFYANQPFQQQNNTFQDDRWLPALLFCFFLGPFGAHRFYLGQIGTAVIQLLTLGGCGIWYLIDLIMIIVGKYKDANGNYIKSPINNN